The following are from one region of the Roseobacter fucihabitans genome:
- a CDS encoding alpha/beta fold hydrolase has product MTLTTLPLSDSGQKITFRAHGAGAPLVLIHGVGMQSAAWTPQIDHFADRYHVIALDLPGHGGSDPLAADSQLPDYIDWCKAAIEAVGLGAVNLIGHSMGALIAGGVAAMYPALVLRVALLNGVFRRDEAAKAAVNARAAEIREGKMDLATPLARWFDAEQTCERARVASWLRAVDQGGYATAYTAFAQGDATYADRYGDITCPFLAMTGDGDPNSTPAMARAMTDSVPGGQAITLKGHRHMINLTAAEQVNTHLEAWLDRSPQAKEIR; this is encoded by the coding sequence ATGACGTTGACAACCCTGCCGCTGTCTGACTCCGGCCAAAAGATCACATTTCGCGCGCATGGCGCGGGCGCGCCCTTGGTGTTGATCCACGGCGTCGGCATGCAATCGGCGGCCTGGACCCCGCAGATCGATCATTTTGCAGATCGCTACCACGTCATTGCCCTGGATTTGCCGGGGCACGGTGGCAGCGATCCTTTGGCCGCCGACAGCCAACTGCCGGATTACATTGATTGGTGTAAAGCGGCGATTGAGGCAGTGGGGCTTGGCGCGGTAAATCTGATCGGGCATTCCATGGGGGCGTTGATCGCAGGCGGGGTCGCCGCGATGTATCCCGCACTTGTTTTACGCGTGGCCTTGCTGAACGGCGTGTTCCGGCGTGATGAGGCTGCAAAAGCTGCTGTAAATGCGCGCGCAGCAGAGATCCGCGAGGGTAAAATGGACCTCGCAACCCCGCTTGCCCGCTGGTTTGATGCGGAACAGACATGTGAACGCGCACGGGTGGCATCATGGCTGCGCGCGGTTGATCAGGGCGGTTATGCCACGGCCTACACCGCCTTCGCACAGGGCGATGCGACCTATGCGGACCGTTACGGCGATATCACATGCCCGTTCCTGGCCATGACCGGCGATGGTGATCCGAATTCAACCCCTGCAATGGCACGGGCGATGACTGATAGCGTGCCAGGCGGACAGGCGATTACGCTCAAAGGGCATCGCCATATGATCAATCTTACAGCGGCTGAGCAAGTGAACACTCACCTTGAGGCGTGGCTGGACAGATCCCCGCAAGCAAAGGAAATCCGATGA
- a CDS encoding amino acid synthesis family protein, with translation MPAEIRKTLLHVENTLIEGGKAAAKPLQLIAAMAVIKNPWAHQGFVEDLSLAIRDCAPGLGELLTKMVLDAAGGGDRVEAYGKSAIVGLNGEVEHASALIHTLHFGNHYRNAVGAKSYLSFCNTRGPANAPLMIPLMDKHDGGKRSHYLTIQTSVADAPASDEILIGLGASIGGRPHHRIGDRYQDLKELGHDVDNPAAV, from the coding sequence GTGCCTGCTGAAATTAGAAAAACGCTCCTGCATGTTGAAAACACCCTGATCGAGGGCGGCAAGGCTGCGGCGAAACCGCTCCAGCTGATCGCGGCGATGGCCGTGATCAAAAACCCTTGGGCTCATCAGGGTTTTGTTGAGGACCTCTCCCTCGCGATCCGCGATTGCGCGCCGGGCCTGGGTGAATTGCTCACGAAAATGGTGCTGGATGCGGCAGGCGGGGGCGATAGGGTCGAAGCCTATGGCAAATCCGCGATCGTCGGTCTGAACGGTGAAGTGGAGCACGCCTCCGCGCTCATTCATACGCTTCATTTCGGCAACCATTACCGCAACGCGGTCGGTGCGAAATCATATCTGTCATTTTGCAATACGCGTGGACCTGCAAATGCGCCGCTGATGATCCCGTTGATGGACAAGCACGATGGGGGCAAACGCTCGCACTATCTCACCATCCAGACTTCAGTGGCGGATGCCCCCGCATCAGATGAAATCCTGATTGGGCTTGGTGCCTCAATTGGCGGGCGCCCGCATCACCGCATCGGCGACCGTTATCAGGACCTCAAGGAGTTGGGTCATGACGTTGACAACCCTGCCGCTGTCTGA
- a CDS encoding GntR family transcriptional regulator — MNIEKNTLAKIDRAPQTLRDMVQDRMRTAIIEGHFAPGERLVERPLCEQLGVSRTVIRETIRFLEAEGLVDIIPNRGPIVAKMDWQLARQIYEIRRQLEGSAAATCALSHDAEFANNLTSALREIQARLGDTTWSNLLQATTQFYELIFAQADHTVAWEIVQRLNGRISRLRALTLAAKDRARPGISHMTEIHRAILSTNPVAARQAVHAHIDDAATTAQRFLAATPEGGARDA; from the coding sequence ATGAATATAGAGAAAAATACCCTTGCCAAGATTGACAGGGCCCCGCAAACACTACGCGACATGGTTCAGGACCGGATGCGAACGGCCATTATCGAGGGCCATTTTGCACCGGGAGAACGGCTGGTCGAACGGCCGCTTTGCGAACAGCTTGGTGTCAGCCGCACGGTGATCCGTGAAACCATTCGGTTTCTGGAAGCAGAGGGGCTTGTCGATATTATCCCAAATCGCGGACCAATCGTGGCCAAAATGGATTGGCAACTAGCAAGGCAGATTTACGAAATCCGGCGCCAGTTGGAGGGATCTGCGGCAGCAACCTGTGCGTTGAGCCATGATGCTGAATTTGCCAATAACTTGACCTCGGCGCTCCGCGAAATACAGGCGCGGCTTGGCGATACGACCTGGAGCAACCTTCTACAGGCCACGACCCAATTCTACGAACTGATCTTTGCGCAGGCGGATCACACGGTGGCCTGGGAGATCGTGCAGCGCCTGAATGGCCGGATCAGCAGGCTTCGCGCGCTTACCCTGGCAGCAAAGGACAGAGCGCGCCCGGGCATCAGCCATATGACTGAAATTCATCGCGCGATCCTGAGCACAAACCCCGTGGCCGCCCGCCAAGCGGTGCATGCCCATATCGATGATGCAGCAACGACGGCGCAGAGATTTCTTGCAGCAACCCCAGAGGGTGGTGCGCGCGATGCCTAA